The following nucleotide sequence is from Melioribacteraceae bacterium.
TGTAGTATCATTCTCAATCTCAACTATCCAAGGTTGAGTATTATGTGAGTTTCCGGCAAGTGATGCATAATAAACAAGTTTTTCCAAGGGGTTAGGTAAATTTTCCTTAAAATGTTCTCTGGTAAGTGAAGCACAGCTTGAGAGTATTGCAGCAAAAGAAAAGAGTAGTAAAATATTAGTTGTTTTCATTTCATCCTCGTGGTTGTAAAGTTATTTTTGACACTTCAAAGCTAATATGTAATCGAGGATAAAAACCTTGACTTAAGTTAAGAAATTATTCTTAAGTGCGATTTCTGATGCGGCTGAGTGATTCGGGTGTTATTCCAAGAAATGATGCAAGGTAATGCAGAGGTATATTTTTTATGTATTCGGGATATTCGCGTATTAACCATTCATATCTTTCTTGCGGTGAATCATTAAGAAAACTAAATAGATGTTTTTCGGAAGAAATGTAAACTTGTTCGGCTATAAGTCGTCCTAATCTTTCAATTTTATGCTCTTGATCATACAGTGCAATGAGATTTTTATATTTAATATAAAGTAAATCCATTTTAACCATAGCTTGTATATTTACTATTGATGGTTTTTGTTCGATAAGACTTGTGAACGAAGTGATAAATCCCGGTGCAAAATAAAAATCATTAGTTACTTCGCTGCCATCTTTTTTGGTATGAAAAAATCTAACAAAACCCTCCGGTAAAAAATAAATTCTGTCAGCTACTTTTCCGGATTCAAGCAGTAA
It contains:
- a CDS encoding Crp/Fnr family transcriptional regulator, yielding MKKSLHDFVNKFIQTDDELFDTIFNNFEYYKVARKELLLESGKVADRIYFLPEGFVRFFHTKKDGSEVTNDFYFAPGFITSFTSLIEQKPSIVNIQAMVKMDLLYIKYKNLIALYDQEHKIERLGRLIAEQVYISSEKHLFSFLNDSPQERYEWLIREYPEYIKNIPLHYLASFLGITPESLSRIRNRT